A portion of the Catenulispora sp. GP43 genome contains these proteins:
- a CDS encoding endonuclease/exonuclease/phosphatase family protein translates to MISVATWNILHRVHAENWGEDILRHWPDETDRIAAITARLMERAEQVIALQEVSGDQLNDLVHALPADRVTHALRYPRVPRPRYGTSSLEDPSEHLVLVVNGPAHQIAAEAFDDDPGKGLLAVQTGDTLVVATHVSSGQRRAGQLARLAELTTASTNPVVLLGDFNCDSASVSAALGPGYTLAVLPLNAPPTRPYGAGIPAQTIDHIIVRGGGTRGAQTENVGSLSDHNLLRADVMPEGEAR, encoded by the coding sequence GTGATTTCCGTCGCGACCTGGAACATCCTGCACCGCGTCCACGCCGAGAACTGGGGCGAAGACATCCTGAGGCACTGGCCGGACGAAACGGATCGGATCGCCGCGATCACGGCACGGCTGATGGAGCGCGCTGAGCAGGTCATCGCCCTCCAGGAAGTCAGCGGCGACCAACTCAACGATCTGGTTCACGCCCTACCCGCCGACCGTGTGACACACGCTCTGCGCTACCCACGCGTCCCGAGACCGCGCTACGGAACGTCCTCACTAGAGGACCCAAGCGAGCACTTGGTCCTGGTGGTGAACGGGCCGGCCCACCAGATCGCCGCCGAAGCCTTCGACGACGATCCGGGCAAGGGACTGCTGGCCGTCCAGACCGGCGACACGCTCGTAGTCGCCACTCACGTGAGCTCCGGCCAACGCCGGGCCGGTCAGCTGGCTCGCTTGGCCGAGCTCACGACCGCCTCGACAAATCCGGTCGTCCTGCTCGGCGATTTCAACTGTGACTCCGCCAGTGTGTCAGCCGCTCTTGGCCCCGGATACACGCTCGCAGTCCTCCCGCTGAACGCACCGCCCACCCGGCCGTACGGCGCGGGCATCCCGGCCCAGACCATCGACCACATCATCGTCCGTGGCGGCGGTACGCGCGGCGCGCAGACCGAGAACGTCGGCAGCCTTTCGGACCACAACCTACTGCGTGCAGATGTGATGCCCGAAGGCGAAGCGAGGTAA
- the eboE gene encoding metabolite traffic protein EboE, which translates to MRLRHADGTVVHLGYCANVHPVENLAAVLEQLAVYAEPVRLLLGADRLGLGLWLARDVAAALAADARAVGQLSAELSARGLEVVTLNGFPYSGFGDAAVKYRVYHPDWSDRRRAEYTMDLATVLAGLLPADAARGSISTLPLGWRDPWPDAARDAARRHIDLVGEHLADLRARTGAAIRVGFEPEPGCVIERTEQAVQALAGLDPAYFGVCLDAAHLAVAHEDPVPALKMLADAGIPVVKLQASAALEAAQPSDAAARDALSRFVEPRYLHQTREVAAGALCGTDDLDEALKGDSLPAAGPWRVHFHIPLHADVAPPLAGTHDTLIRTLTELFPGGDAVTDHVEVETYTWQVLPEDERPRDAMELAVGIAAEMWWAHTELVRAGLEVAL; encoded by the coding sequence GTGCGTCTTCGACATGCCGACGGCACCGTCGTGCACCTCGGCTACTGCGCGAACGTCCATCCGGTCGAGAACCTGGCCGCGGTCCTGGAGCAGCTCGCGGTCTACGCCGAGCCGGTGCGCCTGCTGCTCGGCGCCGACCGGCTCGGCCTGGGCCTGTGGCTGGCCCGCGACGTCGCCGCGGCGCTGGCCGCCGACGCGCGTGCCGTCGGGCAGCTGTCCGCTGAGCTCTCGGCGCGAGGCCTGGAAGTCGTGACGCTCAACGGCTTCCCCTACTCCGGTTTCGGCGACGCGGCGGTGAAGTACCGCGTCTACCACCCCGACTGGTCCGATCGCCGGCGCGCCGAGTACACCATGGACCTCGCCACGGTCCTGGCCGGGCTGCTGCCCGCCGACGCGGCCCGCGGCTCGATCTCGACACTGCCGCTGGGCTGGCGCGACCCGTGGCCGGATGCCGCGCGGGACGCGGCCCGGCGGCACATCGACCTGGTCGGCGAGCACCTCGCGGATCTGCGTGCCCGGACCGGCGCCGCGATCCGGGTCGGGTTCGAGCCGGAACCGGGGTGCGTGATCGAGCGGACGGAACAGGCGGTCCAGGCGCTTGCCGGGCTGGACCCCGCGTACTTCGGCGTGTGCCTGGACGCCGCGCATCTGGCTGTCGCCCACGAGGATCCCGTGCCGGCGCTGAAGATGCTCGCCGATGCCGGGATCCCGGTGGTGAAACTCCAGGCGTCGGCCGCGCTGGAGGCGGCTCAGCCCTCTGATGCGGCGGCCCGGGACGCGTTGTCCCGCTTCGTCGAGCCGCGCTATCTGCATCAGACTCGCGAGGTGGCTGCCGGTGCCTTGTGCGGGACCGATGACCTTGATGAGGCCCTCAAGGGCGATTCTCTGCCCGCGGCCGGGCCGTGGCGGGTGCACTTCCACATCCCGCTGCACGCCGACGTGGCACCGCCGCTGGCCGGGACGCACGACACCTTGATCAGGACCCTGACGGAGCTGTTCCCCGGCGGCGACGCGGTGACCGACCACGTGGAGGTCGAGACGTACACCTGGCAGGTGCTTCCCGAGGACGAACGTCCGCGCGACGCCATGGAACTGGCCGTCGGGATCGCCGCCGAGATGTGGTGGGCCCATACCGAACTTGTGAGGGCCGGCTTGGAGGTGGCGCTGTGA
- a CDS encoding tetratricopeptide repeat protein, whose amino-acid sequence MGISDTAEKLLAAGTESLMAASFALGDYDEAQDTLERARQQAVTDDDRRAEAAALDKLAMVLHYRALENNRDTSNAEAEEALFRRALAIQREIGDQAGAAESLFGIGLVHQVLLHDWDTAMPYYREALPLADQHADAYVRSECYRHLGFYYFAEKRDADTALEHLHTSLRLREEWGDPRSIAGGTLAIGQIEMLAGRYDDAIGHLRTAVEQMERAGVGGRNAATAAEWLRRAEAGEPVPD is encoded by the coding sequence ATGGGGATTAGTGACACAGCTGAAAAACTCCTCGCCGCCGGCACCGAATCGCTGATGGCGGCGTCCTTCGCCCTCGGCGACTACGACGAGGCGCAGGACACGCTGGAGCGTGCGCGGCAGCAGGCCGTCACGGACGACGACCGCCGGGCCGAGGCCGCGGCATTGGACAAGCTCGCGATGGTGCTGCACTACCGCGCGCTGGAGAACAACCGCGACACCTCGAACGCCGAGGCCGAGGAGGCACTGTTCCGGCGGGCCCTGGCGATCCAGCGGGAGATCGGCGACCAGGCCGGCGCCGCCGAGTCGCTGTTCGGCATCGGACTGGTCCACCAGGTGCTGCTCCACGACTGGGACACGGCCATGCCCTACTACCGGGAGGCACTGCCGCTCGCGGATCAGCACGCTGATGCCTACGTGCGCTCGGAGTGCTACCGGCACCTGGGCTTCTACTACTTCGCCGAGAAGCGCGACGCCGACACGGCCCTGGAGCACCTGCACACTTCCCTGCGGCTCCGCGAAGAGTGGGGCGACCCGCGCTCGATCGCCGGCGGAACGCTGGCCATCGGCCAGATCGAGATGCTCGCCGGACGCTACGACGACGCCATCGGACACCTGCGGACGGCCGTGGAGCAGATGGAGCGCGCAGGCGTCGGCGGACGCAACGCCGCGACGGCCGCCGAGTGGCTGCGGCGGGCCGAGGCGGGGGAGCCGGTGCCGGACTGA
- a CDS encoding siderophore-interacting protein, with protein sequence MARTLHQFVVRRTERLNDHLIRVHLGGPGFATFEPSEFTDSYVKLRVPGPDGETVRTYTVRAVDTEAETIAIDFVYHGEEGVAGPWAAAAQPGDAIGLMGPGGAYAPRADADWHLLAGDISALPAISAACAVLPAEAVGRVFVEVAGPADELDFARPEGVELTWIHADGAEPGRLLAEAVRAEPWRDGLVHVFIHGEAQAVMHELRPYIRKERGVPADRASISGYWRRGRTEEGFRQWKRDLAEREEAAVG encoded by the coding sequence GTGGCCCGCACCCTTCACCAGTTCGTCGTGCGCCGCACGGAACGCCTGAACGACCACCTGATCCGGGTCCACTTGGGCGGCCCGGGTTTCGCGACGTTCGAGCCCAGCGAGTTCACCGACTCCTACGTCAAGCTGCGCGTCCCCGGCCCCGACGGCGAGACCGTCCGCACCTACACCGTGCGCGCCGTGGACACCGAGGCCGAGACGATCGCGATCGACTTCGTCTACCACGGCGAGGAGGGCGTGGCCGGACCCTGGGCCGCGGCCGCGCAGCCGGGCGATGCCATCGGCCTGATGGGCCCGGGCGGCGCCTACGCCCCGCGCGCCGACGCCGACTGGCACCTGCTGGCCGGCGACATCTCGGCGCTCCCGGCCATCTCCGCGGCCTGCGCCGTCCTGCCGGCCGAGGCCGTGGGCCGGGTCTTCGTCGAGGTCGCCGGCCCGGCCGACGAACTCGACTTCGCCCGCCCCGAGGGCGTGGAGCTCACCTGGATCCACGCCGACGGGGCCGAGCCCGGGCGGCTGCTGGCCGAGGCCGTGCGCGCCGAGCCGTGGCGCGACGGGCTGGTGCACGTCTTCATCCACGGCGAGGCCCAGGCCGTCATGCACGAACTGCGGCCCTACATCCGCAAGGAGCGGGGCGTCCCGGCCGACCGGGCGTCGATCTCCGGCTACTGGCGCCGCGGCCGCACGGAGGAGGGCTTCCGGCAGTGGAAGCGCGACCTCGCCGAGCGCGAGGAGGCGGCGGTCGGGTAG
- a CDS encoding alkaline phosphatase family protein yields the protein MTVVVLDIVGLTPKLLRYTPAIRSVADTGFQAPVTPSFPAVTCTAQASMLTGADPAEHGIVGNGWYFRDLGEPLLWRQHNRLVGGDLFWHALRRERPGATVANVCWWYAMGAATDWTVTPRPVYRADGRKDPDFYARPPELHDELTSRLGDFPLFHYWGPTASIKSTRWIVAAAGRILAAHRPDVLLVYVPHLDYDLQRYGPDDSRAAAAAGELDMAVRPLIEACRGRGDDVLCVSEYGITRAAKPVHVNRALRAAGLLEVHTQDGMEYLDPWASRAFAVADHQIAHIYVADPADLPLARAAIADLDGVDEVLAAEDKRRLAIDHARAGDLVAVAEPDAWFTYYYWQHDDRAPDFARTVEIHRKPGYDPMELFFDPADPRAAKMRAAKALARKKAGLRYRMDVVGLDASAVRGSHGRLPDSADDGPVLLCSRPEFAREGFAATDVKSLMLGLASAK from the coding sequence GTGACGGTGGTGGTCCTCGACATCGTCGGCCTGACGCCGAAGCTGCTGCGGTACACCCCGGCGATCAGGTCCGTGGCCGACACCGGATTTCAGGCCCCTGTGACTCCCTCGTTCCCTGCCGTCACCTGCACCGCGCAGGCGAGCATGCTCACCGGGGCCGATCCGGCTGAGCACGGCATCGTGGGCAACGGCTGGTACTTCCGCGACCTCGGCGAGCCGCTGCTGTGGCGCCAGCACAACCGGCTCGTCGGCGGCGACCTGTTCTGGCACGCGCTGCGGCGCGAGCGTCCCGGCGCGACGGTGGCCAACGTGTGCTGGTGGTACGCGATGGGCGCCGCGACCGACTGGACGGTGACGCCCCGGCCGGTCTACCGGGCCGACGGACGCAAGGACCCTGATTTCTACGCCCGGCCGCCGGAGTTGCACGACGAGCTCACCTCACGCCTCGGGGACTTCCCCTTGTTCCACTACTGGGGTCCGACGGCGTCGATCAAGTCCACGCGCTGGATCGTGGCGGCGGCCGGCCGGATCCTGGCGGCGCACCGTCCCGACGTCCTGCTGGTCTACGTGCCGCACCTGGACTACGACCTGCAACGCTACGGCCCCGACGACTCCCGGGCCGCCGCGGCCGCCGGCGAGCTCGACATGGCTGTCAGGCCCCTGATCGAGGCCTGCCGGGGGCGCGGCGACGATGTGCTGTGCGTCTCGGAGTACGGCATCACCCGGGCCGCCAAACCGGTGCACGTCAACCGGGCCCTGCGCGCCGCCGGACTGCTCGAGGTGCACACCCAGGACGGCATGGAGTACCTGGACCCCTGGGCGTCGCGCGCCTTCGCGGTCGCCGACCACCAGATCGCCCACATCTACGTCGCCGACCCCGCCGACCTGCCGCTTGCCCGCGCCGCCATCGCCGACCTGGACGGGGTCGACGAGGTGCTCGCCGCCGAGGACAAGCGGCGGCTGGCGATCGACCACGCGCGCGCCGGCGACCTCGTCGCGGTCGCCGAGCCCGACGCCTGGTTCACGTACTACTACTGGCAGCACGACGACCGCGCCCCGGACTTCGCCCGCACCGTCGAGATCCACCGCAAGCCCGGGTACGACCCGATGGAGCTCTTCTTCGACCCGGCGGACCCGAGGGCGGCGAAGATGCGCGCCGCGAAGGCATTGGCTCGGAAGAAGGCCGGGCTGCGCTATCGGATGGACGTGGTGGGCCTGGACGCCTCCGCGGTGCGCGGGTCGCACGGGCGGCTGCCCGACAGTGCGGATGACGGGCCGGTGCTGCTGTGCTCGCGCCCGGAGTTCGCACGGGAGGGGTTCGCCGCGACCGATGTGAAGAGTCTGATGCTGGGGCTGGCATCGGCGAAGTGA
- a CDS encoding TatD family hydrolase: MRIFDPHIHMTSRTTDDYRAMAAAGVRAVVEPAFWFGQPRTSVGSFVDYFDGLLGWEPFRAEGFGVRHHCALALNPKEANDPRCRDVLDVLDRYLAKDRVVAVGEVGYDSMTPQEDEVFAIQLEKARRHELPVLVHTPHRDKRAGTMRSLDVVRESGLAPERVLLDHLNELTVAPVLESGCWAGFSIYPDTKMDERRMVAILREYGTGRILVNSAADWGRSDPLKTLRTAEAMLAAGFDAADVDQVLWRNPVEFYGQSGRLHLDEQTRPLAESFQGSSVRRGETGE; the protein is encoded by the coding sequence ATGCGCATCTTCGACCCGCACATCCACATGACCTCTCGCACGACCGACGACTATCGGGCGATGGCCGCGGCCGGCGTCCGCGCGGTCGTGGAGCCCGCGTTCTGGTTCGGCCAGCCGAGGACCTCGGTCGGCAGCTTCGTCGACTACTTCGACGGGCTGCTGGGCTGGGAGCCCTTTCGCGCGGAGGGTTTCGGCGTGCGCCACCACTGCGCGCTCGCGCTGAATCCCAAGGAGGCGAATGATCCGCGCTGCCGGGACGTGCTCGACGTGCTCGACCGCTACCTGGCCAAGGACCGGGTGGTGGCGGTCGGGGAAGTCGGCTACGACTCGATGACCCCGCAGGAGGACGAGGTATTCGCGATCCAGCTTGAGAAAGCCCGCCGGCACGAGCTGCCCGTCCTGGTCCACACCCCGCACCGGGACAAGCGTGCCGGGACGATGCGCAGCCTGGACGTCGTGCGGGAGTCGGGCCTGGCGCCGGAACGGGTGCTGCTGGACCATCTCAATGAACTGACGGTGGCACCGGTGCTGGAATCAGGGTGCTGGGCCGGCTTCTCGATCTACCCGGACACCAAGATGGACGAACGCCGGATGGTCGCGATCCTGCGCGAGTACGGGACCGGGCGGATCCTGGTGAACTCCGCCGCCGACTGGGGACGCAGCGATCCGCTCAAGACGCTCCGCACTGCCGAGGCGATGCTCGCCGCCGGCTTCGACGCGGCGGATGTGGACCAGGTGCTGTGGCGCAATCCTGTGGAGTTCTACGGCCAAAGCGGTCGGCTGCACCTCGACGAGCAGACCCGGCCGCTGGCCGAGAGCTTCCAAGGAAGCTCGGTGCGGCGCGGCGAGACGGGGGAGTAG
- a CDS encoding glycoside hydrolase family 28 protein: protein MRLRILACAAALAIGLAAPAAPASAASPSASASASASTTTSASTTHSALPVFNVKSYGASGNGTHNDTPAINKAIAAANAASGGGIVEVPSGTFLSANSIHMLSNVTLQLDAGSTILGSSAKTYDPPEPNPYDKYQDFGHSHFHDAMIWGDRLTNIGFTGSGTIDGGGHLIAGNPATGQADKIISLTRCTGLTLSGITLSRGGHFGALINGCTNVVSDHLTIATAGNRDGWNIISTTNVKITNIKISSNDDALVFKSDWALGQTLPSGHVTVDGATLNAQCCNALMFGSETCGPFTDYTFDHIAITGAGKSGLGMVSMDGADISDVHYSNVTMSGVSSPIMEKIGDRLRCGGSPTPGHISDITFTNVTGTGAKSPQYSPTLWGLDASHRITGVTFDAVNLTLPGGSGPVSTGVPSNSSDYNPNSIGTRPAYGWYLHNVDGIQFTDSSVRLTADDARPAVIANAAGTVSFNGFTAQHGSKSPYDIGFQNVSGYCVASSQTTTGGKVKVSSTGSTSAC from the coding sequence ATGCGACTCCGCATACTCGCGTGCGCCGCGGCTCTGGCCATCGGCCTGGCCGCCCCGGCCGCGCCGGCTTCGGCGGCATCACCATCGGCATCGGCATCGGCATCGGCATCCACGACGACATCGGCATCGACCACGCACTCCGCGCTCCCGGTCTTCAACGTGAAGTCCTACGGCGCGTCCGGCAACGGCACCCACAACGACACCCCCGCGATCAACAAGGCCATCGCGGCGGCCAACGCGGCGAGCGGCGGCGGCATCGTGGAGGTTCCCTCGGGCACCTTTCTGTCGGCGAACTCCATCCACATGCTCAGCAACGTCACGCTCCAGCTGGACGCCGGCTCGACGATCCTCGGCTCGTCCGCCAAGACCTACGACCCGCCCGAGCCCAACCCCTACGACAAGTACCAGGACTTCGGACACAGCCACTTCCACGACGCGATGATCTGGGGCGACCGCCTGACGAACATCGGCTTCACCGGCTCGGGCACCATCGACGGCGGCGGCCACCTGATCGCCGGTAACCCGGCGACCGGCCAGGCCGACAAGATCATCTCCCTGACCCGCTGCACCGGCCTGACCCTCAGCGGCATCACCCTGAGCCGCGGCGGCCACTTCGGGGCCCTGATCAACGGCTGCACCAACGTGGTCTCCGACCACCTGACCATCGCCACCGCCGGCAACCGCGACGGCTGGAACATCATCTCCACCACCAACGTCAAGATCACCAATATCAAGATCTCGTCCAACGACGACGCCCTGGTCTTCAAGAGCGACTGGGCCCTGGGCCAGACCCTGCCCAGCGGCCACGTCACCGTGGACGGCGCGACGCTGAACGCGCAGTGCTGCAATGCCCTGATGTTCGGCTCGGAGACCTGCGGACCGTTCACCGACTACACGTTCGACCACATCGCCATCACCGGCGCCGGCAAGTCCGGCCTGGGCATGGTCAGCATGGACGGCGCGGACATCTCCGACGTGCACTACTCGAACGTCACGATGTCCGGGGTCAGCTCGCCGATCATGGAGAAGATCGGCGACCGACTTCGCTGCGGCGGATCGCCCACCCCGGGGCACATCTCGGACATCACGTTCACGAACGTGACCGGCACCGGCGCCAAGTCGCCCCAGTACAGCCCGACCTTGTGGGGCCTGGACGCCTCGCACCGCATCACCGGCGTCACCTTCGACGCCGTGAACCTGACCCTGCCCGGCGGCAGCGGCCCGGTGAGCACCGGGGTGCCGAGCAACAGCTCGGACTACAACCCGAACAGCATCGGCACCCGCCCGGCCTACGGCTGGTACCTGCACAACGTGGACGGGATCCAGTTCACCGACAGCTCGGTCCGCCTCACCGCCGACGACGCCCGACCGGCGGTGATCGCCAACGCGGCCGGCACGGTGAGCTTCAACGGCTTCACCGCCCAGCACGGCAGCAAGAGCCCGTATGACATCGGCTTCCAGAACGTGTCCGGGTACTGCGTCGCCTCCAGCCAGACCACGACCGGCGGCAAGGTGAAGGTCTCCAGCACCGGGTCCACCTCGGCCTGCTGA
- a CDS encoding sugar phosphate isomerase/epimerase family protein: protein MTRFGYGTNGFADHRLEDALAILADLGYDGVALTLDHQHLDPHAADLPRRVAALARRLDSLGLDVVIETGARYLLDPWRKHQPTLVSAEPEGRALRVDLLTRAVWIAAELGAQAVSFWSGTVTEACDSALTLDRLARGCHIVLAAAQDAGVVLGFEPEPGMAVDTLGRFEELREVLGRPDGFGVTLDIGHCRCLEPLPVAECVARVADCLVNVQIDDTRRGVHEHLEFGQGEIDFPPVLRALSESGYPGLVSVELPRHSHAAVRVASESLTFLKKAAESP, encoded by the coding sequence ATGACGCGCTTCGGCTACGGCACCAACGGCTTCGCCGACCACCGCCTGGAAGACGCGCTCGCGATCCTGGCCGACCTCGGCTACGACGGCGTCGCCCTGACCTTGGACCACCAGCACCTCGACCCCCACGCCGCGGACCTGCCCCGGCGCGTCGCGGCGCTGGCAAGGCGCCTGGACAGTCTCGGACTGGACGTCGTCATCGAGACCGGTGCGCGCTATCTGCTCGATCCGTGGCGCAAACACCAGCCCACGCTGGTCTCCGCCGAGCCCGAGGGCCGGGCGCTGCGCGTCGATCTGCTGACCCGCGCCGTGTGGATCGCCGCCGAACTCGGTGCGCAGGCCGTGTCGTTCTGGAGCGGGACGGTCACAGAAGCCTGCGATTCCGCGCTGACCCTCGACCGGCTCGCGCGCGGCTGCCACATCGTGCTCGCCGCGGCCCAGGACGCCGGAGTCGTCCTCGGCTTCGAACCGGAGCCGGGCATGGCCGTGGACACCCTCGGCCGGTTCGAGGAGCTGCGCGAAGTCCTCGGCCGGCCGGACGGGTTCGGGGTGACCCTGGACATCGGCCACTGCCGGTGCCTGGAGCCGCTTCCGGTCGCCGAATGCGTCGCGCGTGTCGCCGACTGTCTGGTGAACGTGCAGATCGACGACACGCGCCGAGGCGTGCACGAGCATCTGGAGTTCGGGCAGGGGGAGATCGACTTCCCGCCGGTGCTGCGAGCGCTGTCAGAGTCCGGATACCCCGGCCTGGTCTCCGTCGAGCTGCCGCGCCACTCCCACGCCGCCGTCCGGGTGGCGTCCGAATCGTTGACGTTCCTCAAGAAAGCGGCGGAGTCGCCATGA
- a CDS encoding glycoside hydrolase family 105 protein produces the protein MRRSTIRALRHSVLLLLAAALAAAGAVPARAATTTDWSVAMVKSTMQRFTPATIGGWSYPVGLYLYGQYEVHQRTHDPSYLAYLKAWVDRFVTPNGTINQSFDSLDSMLAGRLLIILHHETGQSRYAIAAATIRDRLTTYPRTSDGGFWHADTSSRAHQLWDDGLYMVVPFLDEYGKEFGDPSAQAEAVKQITVYTSHLQQPDGLLQHAWDESKKASWADPATGLSPEQWCRANGWYGMALVTTLDDVPATQPGRAALLGDLATFAAGLQKYQDPATGRWFQVIDKPTGAGNWTETSCSAMNAYTLSRGAQQGYIDAHYSAVALKAYHGVLARISLSKGLTNLTTISIGTNVGDYAYYIGRTQATNDFHGLGSFLIMNEQLRGMGGT, from the coding sequence ATGCGAAGATCCACCATCCGAGCCCTGCGACACTCCGTGCTCCTGCTGCTCGCCGCCGCGCTGGCGGCCGCCGGCGCGGTCCCGGCCCGGGCCGCGACGACCACCGACTGGTCGGTCGCGATGGTCAAGTCCACGATGCAGCGCTTCACCCCGGCCACCATCGGCGGCTGGTCCTACCCCGTCGGCCTGTACCTCTACGGCCAGTACGAGGTCCACCAGCGCACCCACGATCCGTCATATCTGGCATATCTGAAGGCGTGGGTGGACCGGTTCGTCACGCCTAATGGAACCATCAACCAGAGCTTCGACAGCCTGGACAGTATGCTCGCCGGACGGCTGCTGATCATCCTGCACCACGAGACCGGCCAGTCCCGGTACGCGATCGCGGCGGCCACCATCCGCGACCGGCTCACCACCTACCCGCGCACCTCCGACGGCGGGTTCTGGCACGCCGACACCTCCTCGCGCGCGCACCAGCTGTGGGACGACGGCCTGTACATGGTCGTGCCCTTCCTGGACGAGTACGGCAAGGAGTTCGGCGACCCGAGCGCCCAGGCCGAGGCGGTCAAGCAGATCACCGTCTACACGTCCCACCTGCAGCAGCCCGACGGCCTGTTGCAGCACGCCTGGGACGAGTCCAAGAAGGCGAGCTGGGCCGACCCGGCCACCGGACTGTCCCCGGAGCAGTGGTGCCGGGCCAACGGCTGGTACGGCATGGCGCTGGTGACCACCCTGGACGACGTCCCGGCCACCCAGCCGGGCCGCGCCGCGCTGCTGGGCGACCTGGCCACGTTCGCCGCCGGCCTGCAGAAGTACCAGGACCCGGCGACCGGCCGGTGGTTCCAGGTCATCGACAAGCCCACCGGCGCCGGCAACTGGACCGAGACCTCGTGCTCGGCCATGAACGCGTACACGCTCTCGCGCGGCGCCCAACAGGGCTATATCGACGCGCACTACAGCGCCGTGGCGCTCAAGGCGTACCACGGCGTGCTCGCACGCATCTCGCTGAGCAAGGGCCTGACGAACCTGACGACCATCTCGATCGGGACCAACGTCGGCGACTACGCGTACTACATCGGACGCACCCAGGCCACGAACGACTTCCACGGGCTGGGCTCCTTTCTGATCATGAACGAGCAGCTCCGAGGAATGGGAGGAACCTGA
- a CDS encoding EboA domain-containing protein, protein MTGLLTISDLEAVFLTGGPDHACEWLATAREKAARDKDELRTLFPAAARACGRAPLPDGWRTDDAARVLLLASFPWPDLDLLLSLYTDGDADEKRAVLLALDHTGIDLDDRALPIVEDALRTNDTRLIAAALGRYAARHLSPPAYRHAVLKCVFCGIPLAAVSGLDERADAELARMLSDFAAERVAAGRAVPDEVWPILARFPVPWSL, encoded by the coding sequence ATGACGGGCCTGCTCACGATCAGCGATCTCGAAGCCGTCTTTCTGACCGGCGGGCCGGATCACGCCTGCGAATGGCTCGCGACCGCGCGCGAGAAAGCCGCTCGGGACAAGGACGAACTGCGGACGCTGTTCCCCGCGGCAGCCAGGGCCTGTGGCCGCGCGCCTTTGCCGGACGGCTGGCGCACCGACGATGCCGCGCGGGTGCTGTTGCTGGCATCCTTTCCGTGGCCGGACCTCGATCTGCTTCTCAGTCTCTATACCGATGGCGACGCCGACGAGAAACGCGCGGTCCTGCTGGCCCTGGACCACACCGGCATCGACCTCGATGACAGAGCCCTGCCGATCGTCGAGGACGCGCTGCGGACCAACGACACCAGGCTCATCGCCGCAGCCCTCGGCCGCTACGCGGCGCGCCATCTGAGCCCGCCGGCCTACCGGCACGCGGTCCTCAAATGCGTGTTCTGCGGCATCCCGCTGGCCGCGGTCTCCGGGCTGGACGAGCGCGCCGATGCCGAACTGGCCCGGATGCTCAGCGACTTCGCCGCCGAGCGGGTCGCGGCCGGGCGCGCCGTCCCCGACGAGGTGTGGCCGATCCTTGCCCGATTCCCTGTGCCCTGGAGCCTTTGA